From Ignavibacterium sp.:
TCTGTAACAAGCACAAAGATTGCAGATGGAACGATAGTAGAGGCAGATTTAGGAAACAACTCTGTAACTTCTGTAAAAATATTAGATGCTACAATTACATCTGCAGATATTACAGATAACGCAATTACATCTGCAAAGATTTTAAACGACGCTGTTACGACTACAAAAATTCTTAATGGTACTATTTTATTTGAAGATATTGGTACAAATGGAGCGACTGCAAATCAAGTAATTAAACGCAATGCCTCAAACACTGCCTGGATAACAGCCCCGGACGAGACCGGTGCGGACTACTCCTGGAATCTCACTGGTAATGCAGGTACAACTCCAGGAACTAATTTCATTGGTACTACGGATGCAAAAGCATTTGATATACGCACAAATAATATCTTAAGAACCCGCATTACCACCAAAGGACAAATAGAAACTTACAACACCGGCCTTTCTGTTTTTGTTGGACAAGGTGCTGGGGCGAATGATGACTTAAGCAGTAATGAAAATGTTTTCGTCGGTTTTAATTCCGGTTCTTTAAACACCACGGGAGGTTATAATACCGCCGCTGGATACCAATCGCTTTATTCCAACACCACAGGATATGATAACACCGCCATTGGATATATGTCACTTTATTCCAACATCACAGGAGTTGATAATACCGCTAACGGATTTAAGGCACTTTATTCCAACACTACAGGATACTATAATACCGCCAACGGATTTACCGCACTTTATTACAACACCACAGGATATGATAATACCGCCAACGGATTTCGAGCGCTTTATTACAATACAACAGGTGGCTACAATACCGCCAGTGGTTCGTATTCTCTTAATGACATCACCACGCAAGACCATAATACCGCAATAGGTTTTAGTGCTGGTGATGATTATACTTTTAGCGAAGGTACTTTTGTTGGTAGTAATGCCTACCCAAATGCAAGTGGCTATACTAACTGTATGGGGCTTGGATATCAAGCAAGACCTACGGGAAGCAATAGAGTGCATATCGGAAACTCATCAATAACCTGGATAGGCGGACAGGTAAACTGGAGCACATACTCCGATGGTCGTTATAAAAAGAATGTAAGAGAAGATGTTAGGGGACTTGATTTTATTATGAAACTGCGACCAGTTACTTATAATGTTGCTGTTAATGAAATTTCTGCATTTCTTAAAGAAGATCAGAAAAGAGACAAAGATGGCAATATTACTTTTGAGCCAGATGAAATAGACCGCAAATCAAGAGAAGAAAAAGAAGCCATCCGATACACTGGTTTTATTGCTCAGGAAGTAGAACAGGCAGCAACAGAGCTTGGTTTTGAATTCAGTGGAGTAGAAAAACCAAAAGATGAAAACAATTTATACAGCTTGCGTTATGCAGAGTTTGTAGTGCCGCTTGTAAAAGCAATTCAGGAACAACAGAAAATAATTGAAGATTTAACCAGGAGAATAGAGGCATTGGAAAGAAAATAAGTATCAATTAAATATTAAAGACAAGGGTATCCCGTCTAAATTTTTTAACTAAGAGACGGTTTGATAAAAGATCAACAACTTTTTCGAAAGAAAATTAAGATAACACGAAGTGAAGTTAAATTTAATTCTTCCGGTTTAGCATCAGGAATATATTTCTGCCGAATGCAGGCAGGAAATTATTTAAGCATAAAAAAGATGATGCTGTTGAAGTAAAAAAATAAATCTTTTTTAATTGTAGTACTAATGGAAAGGAAGACAAATAAAAAGGAGATAGAGATATGAAAAGGATCAATACTCTTTTGATAATCTTAACATCTTTTATTTTTTCTAATCAGATTAGCTTTTCGCAATCAATAACTTGGATTGACTCAAGCGCTTTTCCATTTTCACAAGCTTATGATGTAAGTGATGATGGAAATACTGTCGTTGGAGAATATAGCGTTAGCCAACCATACTCTCATCCTCAGGCGTTTAGATGGAAAAGAAATCAAGGGTTTATTGATTTGGGAACGCTTGCCGGCTTAAACACCCACGCTTATGGAGTTTCCGGAGATGGAACAATCATAGTTGGAAATGCCCAGGATAATATAATCAATGTTATTGGCAGGGCATTTTTCTGGACAGATACAACCGGAATTGTTGATATCGGAACGCTAGGCGGAGACTGTGCGATTGCTCATGACATTTCCGGTGATGGAAAAATTATTGTTGGCGAATCAGAAGATGGGTATTATGGAATACTCATGGCTTTCAGAAGATTACAAAATGGCGTGATGGATAATCTTGGCTCGTTTTGCAACGGGTGTATCAGCAGGGCTAATGCAGTATCTTATGATGGAAGTGTAATTGTAGGTTATGCTGAATATGGCACATATCATAATGCATTCAGATGGACACCAAATTTGGGATTGCAGGATCTTGGCAGACTAGGTGGATATCAAAGTGAAGCGAATGGGGTTTCTGAAGACGGATCAATAGTTGTCGGAAGAACTGATGTCAATCATCCAAATGGAACCAGAGGTCATGCTTTTAAATGGACTATAACAAATGGGATGGTTGATATTCATAATGATAACGTTGGCTCTGCTTTTAGTACAGCTTACTCTGTATCTGCTGATGGTAAAAAGATTGTCGGAACAATTGATTTGGGAGGAAATCTTCATAGAGCCTTTCTATGGACAGAAGAAGATGGAATGAAAAAATTAGAACAGGTGTTTAGTAATATAATCACTTATGGCTCAGAACTTAGAACTGCAAATAAAATTACTCCCGATG
This genomic window contains:
- a CDS encoding tail fiber domain-containing protein, which produces MKLKIFSIIFCALLFICEIFSQGIPQTINFQGVLKDASGNIVSNGDYNLTFKIYNAETGGTAQWTETKLVNVVDGIFSTQLGSATPINLPFDAAYWLGITVSGGSELTPRVAFSSVPYSRMSLTVPDNSLTASKIQTGQLVKSINGLKDSINLVAGSNVTITPSGNDITISAANGAGGTVTQVNTGSGLTGGPITTTGTISIANDGITNSMLQNNSVTSTKIADGSVTVNDLSDSSVTSAKIVDGTVSTSDLANNSVTTDKVVDGTITATDIANTQVVKSINSLKDNVNLVAGSNVTITPSGQNLTISASGGGGGTVTQVNTGAGLTGGPITTTGTISIANDGITNAMLQNNSVTSTKIADGTIVEADLGNNSVTSVKILDATITSADITDNAITSAKILNDAVTTTKILNGTILFEDIGTNGATANQVIKRNASNTAWITAPDETGADYSWNLTGNAGTTPGTNFIGTTDAKAFDIRTNNILRTRITTKGQIETYNTGLSVFVGQGAGANDDLSSNENVFVGFNSGSLNTTGGYNTAAGYQSLYSNTTGYDNTAIGYMSLYSNITGVDNTANGFKALYSNTTGYYNTANGFTALYYNTTGYDNTANGFRALYYNTTGGYNTASGSYSLNDITTQDHNTAIGFSAGDDYTFSEGTFVGSNAYPNASGYTNCMGLGYQARPTGSNRVHIGNSSITWIGGQVNWSTYSDGRYKKNVREDVRGLDFIMKLRPVTYNVAVNEISAFLKEDQKRDKDGNITFEPDEIDRKSREEKEAIRYTGFIAQEVEQAATELGFEFSGVEKPKDENNLYSLRYAEFVVPLVKAIQEQQKIIEDLTRRIEALERK
- a CDS encoding T9SS type A sorting domain-containing protein, with protein sequence MKRINTLLIILTSFIFSNQISFSQSITWIDSSAFPFSQAYDVSDDGNTVVGEYSVSQPYSHPQAFRWKRNQGFIDLGTLAGLNTHAYGVSGDGTIIVGNAQDNIINVIGRAFFWTDTTGIVDIGTLGGDCAIAHDISGDGKIIVGESEDGYYGILMAFRRLQNGVMDNLGSFCNGCISRANAVSYDGSVIVGYAEYGTYHNAFRWTPNLGLQDLGRLGGYQSEANGVSEDGSIVVGRTDVNHPNGTRGHAFKWTITNGMVDIHNDNVGSAFSTAYSVSADGKKIVGTIDLGGNLHRAFLWTEEDGMKKLEQVFSNIITYGSELRTANKITPDGRFIIGSGYNSATGKSSAYIIDTQSAVNIEDENGSIFSPAEFKLFQNYPNPFNPSTKISWQSPVGSWQTIKVFDVLGNEVATLVNEYKPAGRYEVEFNAASLPSGVYFYQLIAGDFIQTKKMILIR